DNA from Kitasatospora acidiphila:
CCCGCACCGATCCCGCCGGCCCGCACCTCGTACTCGCTGTACTGCGTGGGCAGCAGCTGCGGGCGGACGGTGTTGTAGTCGGCGATCGCCTCGTACACCTGCTCGGGCGTGGCGGTGTACGTCCGCTCGGTACGGGCGTGGACCTGGGCCATGGCGCTCTGCTCCTCGTGGTTGACGGCGGGCCCTCTGGGCCCGCGTGGCGGTGCCAAGCTTAGGCTGGTCCCTGTGCTGAACCAGGTGAAGGCCCTCCACTACCTGACCCCGCTGCGCGCCGGCGGTTCGGTTCCCGCGATCGTCGAGACCGACGACCTCGGCACGTACGTGGTGAAGTTCGTCGGCGCCGCCCAAGGGCGCAAGGCGCTGGTGGCCGAGGTCATCGTGGGCGAGCTGGCACGGCGGTTGGGGCTGCGGGTGCCGGAGCTGGTGGTCGTCGACTTCGACCCGGCGGTGGCCGCGCACGAGCCGGACACGGAGATCCAGGACCTGCTGCAGGCCAGCGCCGGGCTGAACTTGGGGATGGACTACCTGCCGGGGTCGACGGATTTCCGCCCTGGGCAGGCGGTTCCGATGTCGCCGTTGGAGGCAGGCGCGGTGGTGTGGTTGGACGCGCTGACCGCCAATGTGGACCGCACCCGGGCCAACCCCAACATGGTCGTCTGGCATGGCAAGTTGTGGCTGATCGACAACGGGGCGGGGCTGGTCTTCCACCACCGCTGGTCGACGGCACTGACGGCCGTGGACCGGGCGTACGACATGAGCAACCATGCGCTGGGCGGCTACTCGCCTGATGTCGCGGGCGCGGACCGGGAGTTGGCGGGCCGGGTGACGGAGCAGCTGGTGCGCGAGGTGGTTGCGCTGGTGCCGGGCGAGTGGCTGGAGTTGGAGGACTTCGCGTCACTCGACGCCGTGCGCGAGGCGTACGTTCGCCACCTGGTCGCCCGGGTGGCGGCGTCGGACCGCTGGCTGCCACGGGAGTTCGCGAGCGAGGAGCAGCTGCGGGCGGCGGAGGCGGCGGCAAGGGCGCGCAGCCAGGCAGGGCGGCCGGCCTGGCTGCAGCAAGTGCCGGATCTGCACGGGCGTTAGAGCGCCTCCCGCTTTGCGTTCTGACACCGCGGGCACCGGCAGGGCGGGTACTCCATGCTGAGCGGGCGAGTGTAGGGCTCGCCGTTGCGGATGACCTGGATGCCGAGCACGACCGTGGTGCCATCGGCGGCGATCCGGTAGACGTGCATCGTCATCACGCTGTCCGGGGGGTCTCTTCGCTCCGCACGTCTCACTGCTCCTGGGCGGTGATTCCGGCGAGGAGCAAGTCCGCGATCCGCAGCACCACGTCCGCCCGCGCCCGGCCAAGCTCGACAAGGACCGTCCCGGTGGTGAACGACGGGCCGGCGAGCCCGCAGGAGGGGAGCGCCAGCCCGTCCAGTGCGAGGGTGGTCCGGAGGTGATCGAGCGCGAACTCGGCGTCGGCGCGCTGGGGGGCGATGTGGGCCTGGTACCGGGAAGTCATGGAAGGCACCTCTCTTGAATGGTTTCACCGAGTGTGCCTCCAGCGTTGCTCCATGCAACTACGATTGCTAGAGGGGACCGCTTACTCTTCCTGCCGTAAAGCGAGAACTGAACTGATGAGCGAAGCAATTGATCCGAAGTCATCTCTCGCGGCCCTCTTCGCCGACCGCGCCCGCCGAGCGAGGGCGCGAAGAGGCATGACGCAGGTCCAGTCCGGCCGCGAGCTGCACACAGCGGGGAGCAGGGTCAACCAGATCGAACGCATGACGGGCAGCAAGCCGACCCTGCCGCTGGCTCGGGCGATGGACCAGACCTACGACACCGACGAGCTGTTCGAGGACTTGTGGTATCACGTGGACCGGGAACAGTACCCGGACTACGTGCAGGCGTTCATGAGCTATGAAGCGAAGGCCGTCGACATCCGGGAGTTCACTGGGTTCGTGATCCCAGGGCTGCTCCAAACCCGAGCGTATGCCCGGGCCGTCCTGCACGCCGCCCAACTCCCCCATGCCAAGCACAACGTCGAGGCTCTCCTTGCCGCTCGAATGAGCCGCCAGAAGCTGATCCTCCGCCCCAACGGGACCAAGTGGGAAGTAGTGCTGGACGAAGCAGTGATCATGCGAGAGGTTGGCGGACCACAAGTGATGCGCGCCCAACTCGCTCGCATCCTCAGGGCGGCTGAACGCCCCAACATCACCGTGCAGGTACTGCCGTTCAACGCAGGCGAGCACTACGCAATGGGCGCCTCGCTAACCCTCCACACGCTCGCCAACGGCAACCGAGTCGCATACATCGAAGGTTCCCGCCGTGGGCAGATCTACGACGACCCAGCCCAGGTCAGGCACTGCACAGAGGTCTACGATGACCTCCGAGCGAAGGCCTTGCCACCGATCATGTCCCTCGACATGATCCGATCTGTGCTGGAGGGTATCTACCGTGACCCAAGACTTCCTTAGCGCCTCTGACGCCCCCTCCTGGCGCAAGTCCAGCTACAGCAACGGAACCGGTGGCAACTGCGTCGAGGTCGCCACCAACCACCCCACCCACACCCCCATCCGCGACAGCAAGGACCCCCACGGCCCGGCCCTCACTTTCCCCGCCCCTGCCCTCACCGCCTTCCTCACCGCACTGCGCACCAGCACCCTCAACTGACCGTCCCCCAAGGCCCCTGCACGATCCACGCCATGCTGGAACGAGTCGCGCACCCGCGCTGAGCTACCCACCAGACCCGAGCGGCGGAAGTACGCCGATCTGCTGCAGCAGGCCGAGTTCGTCCTTGTCAGACCACTTCTCGGCCAGCTTCCCGCCTTCGATGCGGTGGATCACCACGGCCGTCATCTTCATCTGGTTCCCCGTAGCCGGCGCACCCGGGAGATCGCCCCGGTGAACTCCCGTCGCGGTCAGCCGAGTCACCACCTTGTCGCCTTCGGCGATCTGGTCCTCGATCTGATGACTTCCGGGCGTCGCATCCCAGAACAGCCGGAACGCCTCCTTGAGCCCATCCCGCCCAGGTGAGACCGGAAACGGCGGCGGATGGTGATCGACGTAATTCTCGGCGACAAGCTCGTCCATCGCATCGAGGTTGCCCGCGTCAATCTCCGCATAGAAGCGCCGAACCAGCGCCTTGTTGTCATCAGTGGACATGGCAGAAAGTCTTCCCACTCAAGCCCCGCCGGTCGACCCGGCACGCTTGGCCACCCCGCCAACTTCACTCGCAAGCACTGGAGCCGCCCGTCACCATTGCCTTACCTGGCCATCAGATGGCGTAGCTGCAACGCTCGATGCCGACCAGCGATCACGGCGCTGGCCCCTGACAAAGTCCGATCTGTGCCAGAGGGCATCTACCGTGGCTCATCAGATGAACGGTCCGCTGAGCACCTCGTACTCGCAAGAGGTGCCGATGACGTACTGCTTCGAGTACTCGCCCTGCTGCCCCACCTGAGTGGCAAGCCACTCATCCGGCCCCGGATCGAGATCGAGCACGCACCGCTCGTCCGTGCAGTCCAGCTTCAGCCCATCCGAGAGAACGAAGTACGAGTACTGCCTGCTGCACGGGAACTCGTATTCGTAGACGCCCCCGACCGTGATCTGTACGAGGCGCCAATCGTTGCCGGCTGCTCCGTCCATCGCCTGGATGTCGAACGACGCAGTCCACCCGGCGCTGGGTCCCCTGGGGATGTGGAGTCGAATTCCGGTGATCACGCCGTCTTCGAAGCAGGAGAACCTCTCGAGGAACCGCCTTTGGTCATGGGAGGAGACTGCTGTGGTGTTCATCAGATGTTCCCCCATGAGTGGGCTATAGCTTCCAACCGCACGGAACCTTCGTCTCCGGGATTCCTTGAAGACCTCGTCCGAGTAAAGCAGTTCGGCCACCGCAGCCTGCCAGCGGCCGCCCACCCGGCGCAGCAGCGACGACGACTAGGGCGCGTGTCTGGTCGTAGTAGAGGTCTGGCCGTGGCAGATAGCGATCGGGGTAGGCGGCCAGGATGTCGGCATCGGCAGGCGTCCCGAAGGTGGCGAGGGCAACGCAGACCGTAGCGTTTGCATAACCCTCTTGCCTCGATGACTGGCTCGGTGATCACAGTCATATCCCTTTCGCTGCTCCGGTGTTGGTACGAATGGTGTCGAGGAAGAGGGCTTTGATGCTCTCCTCGTCCAGTCCGGCGCCCCGGGCCTTTGCCAGCCAGCGCTGCAACTCCACTCGCAGCGGCTCGCGCTGGGATGAACCCGGATCGCCGAGGGTGCCGGTGACGAAGGTGCCGACCCCGGGCTTCGGAGAGACCAGGCCCTCGTTCTCCAGCTGCCGATAAGCCTTCAGCACGGTGTTGGGGTTGATCGCGACCTTGGCCGCGACCTCCTTGACCTTCGGCAGGCGGTCGCCTTCGGAGAGCAGGCCCAACCTCAGGGCCTGGCGGACCTGGTGGACCAGCTGCATGTAGGGCGCGACACCGGACCGGGCCTCGATGTGAAACTCGATCACCGTAACCTCATTTATCTAGCTTCCTAGCACTATAGGACTACGCCGCTGATGCAGTGTCAAGCGTGATGATCAACGCCGAGGCAGCAAACGCCAGTTCACCCCTGAGTCGGCCCCGCAAGGGGTTGGTCGGCGCCCGAAGACGCAGACCTCGCCATGGCAGAATGACGGCCATGTCCGAGGACGGCTCCCAGCAGCCCCGCATGGCGTCAGGCAGCACCAGCAACTCGCTGTCGGAGAGCA
Protein-coding regions in this window:
- a CDS encoding HipA family kinase, producing the protein MLNQVKALHYLTPLRAGGSVPAIVETDDLGTYVVKFVGAAQGRKALVAEVIVGELARRLGLRVPELVVVDFDPAVAAHEPDTEIQDLLQASAGLNLGMDYLPGSTDFRPGQAVPMSPLEAGAVVWLDALTANVDRTRANPNMVVWHGKLWLIDNGAGLVFHHRWSTALTAVDRAYDMSNHALGGYSPDVAGADRELAGRVTEQLVREVVALVPGEWLELEDFASLDAVREAYVRHLVARVAASDRWLPREFASEEQLRAAEAAARARSQAGRPAWLQQVPDLHGR
- a CDS encoding DUF5753 domain-containing protein, with the translated sequence MSEAIDPKSSLAALFADRARRARARRGMTQVQSGRELHTAGSRVNQIERMTGSKPTLPLARAMDQTYDTDELFEDLWYHVDREQYPDYVQAFMSYEAKAVDIREFTGFVIPGLLQTRAYARAVLHAAQLPHAKHNVEALLAARMSRQKLILRPNGTKWEVVLDEAVIMREVGGPQVMRAQLARILRAAERPNITVQVLPFNAGEHYAMGASLTLHTLANGNRVAYIEGSRRGQIYDDPAQVRHCTEVYDDLRAKALPPIMSLDMIRSVLEGIYRDPRLP
- a CDS encoding DUF397 domain-containing protein — translated: MTQDFLSASDAPSWRKSSYSNGTGGNCVEVATNHPTHTPIRDSKDPHGPALTFPAPALTAFLTALRTSTLN
- a CDS encoding ester cyclase; its protein translation is MSTDDNKALVRRFYAEIDAGNLDAMDELVAENYVDHHPPPFPVSPGRDGLKEAFRLFWDATPGSHQIEDQIAEGDKVVTRLTATGVHRGDLPGAPATGNQMKMTAVVIHRIEGGKLAEKWSDKDELGLLQQIGVLPPLGSGG
- a CDS encoding GntR family transcriptional regulator is translated as MIEFHIEARSGVAPYMQLVHQVRQALRLGLLSEGDRLPKVKEVAAKVAINPNTVLKAYRQLENEGLVSPKPGVGTFVTGTLGDPGSSQREPLRVELQRWLAKARGAGLDEESIKALFLDTIRTNTGAAKGI